Proteins encoded together in one Orbaceae bacterium lpD01 window:
- the hemE gene encoding uroporphyrinogen decarboxylase: MSVLKNDRYLRALRCQPVDRTPVWMMRQAGRYLPEYRALRAEAGSFMNLCKNPQLACEVTLQPLRRFDLDAAIIFSDILTIPDAMGLGLYFETGEGPRFEKSLLSAADIQVLPIPDPEVELRYVMDAIRTTRHELQGKVPLIGFSGSPWTLATYMIEGGSSKTFSKIKKMMYSEPELLHALLAKLTQSVILYLNAQIRAGAQSVMIFDSWGGALSHESYRLFSLNYMQQIVEGINRGDSSSANSADYVPVTLFTKGGGLWLDKLIQTGADALGVDWTVNLGQARALVQQSGKNVALQGNLDPAVLYAPQPFIETQVESVLSEFGAGTGHVFNLGHGIMQDAPIAHVDYLIKAVHEKSARYHR, encoded by the coding sequence ATGTCAGTATTAAAAAACGATCGTTATTTGCGGGCACTCCGCTGCCAGCCTGTTGATCGTACGCCGGTATGGATGATGAGACAAGCGGGGCGTTACTTGCCAGAATACCGTGCACTAAGAGCCGAAGCGGGCAGTTTTATGAATCTGTGTAAAAATCCACAGCTCGCTTGTGAGGTTACGCTGCAGCCACTACGCCGTTTTGATCTTGATGCCGCGATTATTTTTTCTGATATTTTGACTATCCCCGATGCGATGGGACTCGGTCTCTACTTTGAAACGGGTGAAGGCCCTCGTTTTGAGAAAAGTTTGCTTTCTGCCGCTGATATTCAGGTTTTACCGATTCCCGATCCCGAGGTTGAACTGCGCTACGTGATGGATGCTATCCGCACCACACGTCATGAATTACAAGGTAAAGTGCCGTTAATTGGCTTTTCCGGTAGTCCCTGGACACTGGCAACTTATATGATTGAAGGTGGCAGTAGTAAGACGTTCTCAAAAATTAAAAAAATGATGTACAGTGAACCTGAATTATTACACGCCCTATTAGCTAAATTGACGCAGAGTGTAATTTTATACTTAAACGCGCAAATTAGGGCGGGCGCACAGTCAGTGATGATCTTTGATTCGTGGGGCGGGGCGCTTAGCCATGAAAGCTATCGCCTGTTTTCATTGAATTACATGCAGCAAATTGTCGAGGGAATCAACCGAGGTGATAGCAGCTCAGCCAATTCTGCCGATTATGTACCAGTCACGCTGTTTACAAAAGGCGGTGGTTTGTGGCTGGACAAATTGATTCAAACCGGAGCAGATGCGTTGGGTGTCGACTGGACGGTCAATTTAGGCCAAGCCCGTGCCTTGGTTCAGCAATCCGGTAAAAACGTAGCACTACAAGGGAATTTAGATCCGGCGGTGCTCTATGCGCCGCAACCTTTTATTGAAACACAAGTCGAATCTGTGCTGAGTGAGTTTGGTGCAGGAACTGGCCATGTCTTTAATTTAGGCCATGGCATTATGCAAGATGCGCCGATTGCGCATGTTGACTATTTAATTAAAGCAGTACATGAAAAGTCTGCAAGGTATCATCGATGA
- a CDS encoding DUF416 family protein, which produces MIKNPIQLRLEKLSQWQLKTFMACLCERMYPNYAFFCEQTQFVSPNRFRVILDLVWESLLVKKAKINFESQLDKFELVIPEIEQFDCYSVFPAVDACEALGELLHAYLSDNVVEYAVKMSNISLNTVATYEMTQLGQALSEDELKTLPAILDELDIQWEIYRLLKNEDELNIELIKGLKEDLREEAVSNIGVFLSKQVG; this is translated from the coding sequence ATGATCAAAAATCCCATCCAGTTAAGGCTGGAAAAATTGTCTCAATGGCAACTCAAAACCTTTATGGCTTGTCTGTGTGAGCGTATGTATCCCAATTACGCCTTTTTTTGTGAACAAACCCAATTTGTTTCGCCGAATCGTTTTCGGGTCATTCTCGATTTAGTCTGGGAGTCATTATTAGTTAAAAAAGCTAAAATTAATTTTGAGTCACAACTGGACAAGTTTGAGTTGGTGATTCCAGAAATTGAGCAGTTTGATTGTTATAGTGTATTTCCCGCTGTAGACGCCTGTGAGGCACTTGGCGAACTCTTGCACGCTTATTTAAGTGATAATGTGGTGGAATATGCGGTTAAGATGAGCAATATTTCTCTTAACACGGTCGCAACCTATGAAATGACACAATTAGGTCAGGCATTATCGGAAGATGAACTAAAAACATTACCAGCTATTTTAGATGAGCTCGATATTCAGTGGGAAATATATCGTTTGTTAAAGAATGAAGATGAACTAAATATTGAGCTTATAAAAGGGTTAAAGGAAGACTTAAGAGAAGAGGCAGTCAGTAATATTGGTGTTTTTTTGAGCAAACAAGTTGGTTAA
- a CDS encoding HU family DNA-binding protein: MNKTELVDAIASKADITKVAAKTALEATLAAIAESLQKGEPVQLVGFGTFKVNNRKARTGRNPKTGKEIKIAATKVPAFVSGKGLKDTVK; this comes from the coding sequence ATGAATAAGACTGAACTTGTAGATGCAATTGCTAGTAAAGCAGACATTACTAAAGTAGCAGCGAAAACTGCATTAGAAGCTACACTTGCTGCGATCGCTGAATCACTACAAAAAGGTGAACCAGTGCAATTAGTTGGTTTTGGTACTTTCAAAGTTAACAATCGTAAAGCACGTACTGGCCGTAACCCTAAAACCGGTAAAGAGATCAAAATTGCAGCAACTAAAGTGCCTGCATTCGTTTCTGGTAAAGGCTTAAAAGATACTGTTAAGTAA
- a CDS encoding RnfABCDGE type electron transport complex subunit B, whose translation MTELALKALVDEYHCIGCSKCLRVCPTDAIVGTKKMLHTIMPQLCTSCSRCVEVCPTNCISLATPGTPISSEEEHRLIEQKTLRQTRRNQPLASPVISLYTPQPTLNITPPPSAEQRKQRVADAIARAKAKKQLMQNK comes from the coding sequence ATGACAGAATTAGCATTGAAAGCGTTAGTCGATGAGTACCACTGTATTGGCTGCAGCAAATGCCTGCGGGTTTGCCCAACTGATGCTATTGTGGGCACAAAGAAAATGTTACATACCATTATGCCCCAGCTCTGTACTAGTTGTAGCCGCTGTGTTGAGGTGTGTCCAACCAACTGTATCAGTCTGGCAACCCCCGGCACACCGATATCCAGTGAAGAGGAGCATCGCTTAATTGAACAAAAGACGCTCAGGCAAACACGCCGCAATCAGCCGTTAGCCAGTCCGGTTATCAGCTTATATACGCCTCAACCAACACTCAATATCACGCCACCACCCTCGGCTGAGCAGCGCAAACAGCGTGTTGCCGATGCGATTGCCAGAGCAAAAGCCAAAAAGCAGTTAATGCAGAATAAGTAG
- a CDS encoding formate--tetrahydrofolate ligase: MSVEQRQLRPINEITKQWGIDDKYVINYGPYVAKIDIAVTKQGVSKGQLVLVSAITPTPLGEGKTVTTIGLSQGLNYIGKKAIACIRQPSLGPVFGVKGGAAGGGKAEVLPMEKLNMHLTGDIHAITAAHDLASAALDARLYHEARLGDEFTAQTQLARLNIDQQRIVWKRVIDHNDRALRSITVGIGGELNGVERQDSFEISAASELMAILALSTDLHDMRQRIGQIILAYNTQGQPITAEHLEVAGAMTALLKDAIHPNLMQTAEHTPVLIHAGPFANIAHGNSSVLADIVALQLADYVVTEAGFGSDMGMEKFFNIKYRQTGVAPSCIVLVATVRSLKSNSGEFNIKPGQALPAAVTESNLDLLSIGCANLGWHIQNARSYGLPVIVAINRFPYDHQEELNFVQQYALAQGAFACEVSEAFAHGGQGTAQLSRHIVNACQQASQVSLPYRNETPLLDKIQIMAKKYGANQAKLSERALTNIKEIAALKLDHLPLCMVKTPMSISADPNLKNVPTNFDIDVTSLQVSAGAGFIRVYAGNVMTMPGLGTLPAYRNIDIDVDGNIVGLS, encoded by the coding sequence ATGTCAGTTGAGCAGCGCCAATTACGACCTATTAATGAAATAACAAAGCAATGGGGAATTGACGATAAATATGTCATTAATTATGGCCCATATGTAGCAAAAATTGATATTGCCGTCACCAAGCAAGGTGTATCCAAAGGCCAATTAGTCTTAGTCTCAGCAATCACGCCCACACCGCTGGGTGAAGGTAAAACCGTAACCACCATCGGATTAAGCCAGGGGCTCAATTATATTGGTAAAAAAGCGATTGCCTGTATTCGTCAGCCCAGTTTGGGACCAGTGTTTGGTGTAAAAGGGGGGGCTGCAGGCGGCGGGAAAGCAGAAGTACTGCCGATGGAAAAACTCAATATGCATCTTACGGGTGATATCCATGCTATTACCGCTGCCCATGATTTAGCTTCAGCTGCGCTCGATGCACGCCTCTACCATGAAGCGCGCTTAGGTGACGAATTTACCGCACAAACGCAATTAGCCCGACTCAATATCGATCAGCAGCGGATAGTCTGGAAACGAGTCATTGATCATAATGACAGAGCGCTAAGAAGTATCACCGTCGGTATTGGCGGTGAACTCAATGGTGTCGAACGTCAAGATAGTTTTGAAATATCCGCCGCTTCTGAGTTAATGGCGATATTAGCCCTCTCAACCGATCTACATGATATGCGCCAACGAATCGGTCAAATTATTCTCGCTTATAACACGCAAGGTCAGCCCATTACTGCCGAACATTTAGAAGTGGCTGGCGCCATGACCGCACTATTAAAAGATGCTATTCATCCCAATTTGATGCAAACGGCAGAGCACACACCGGTCTTAATTCATGCCGGTCCGTTTGCCAATATTGCCCACGGTAACTCCTCTGTGCTTGCCGACATCGTGGCTTTGCAGCTGGCTGATTATGTCGTCACAGAAGCAGGCTTCGGTTCCGATATGGGAATGGAAAAATTCTTTAATATTAAATACCGCCAAACCGGAGTCGCCCCCTCTTGCATTGTGTTAGTGGCTACAGTCCGCAGTTTAAAATCTAATAGTGGTGAATTTAATATCAAACCCGGTCAGGCACTCCCCGCTGCCGTGACCGAGTCTAATCTCGACCTGCTATCGATTGGTTGTGCTAATTTAGGCTGGCATATTCAAAACGCCCGCAGTTATGGATTACCGGTGATTGTGGCGATAAACCGCTTCCCTTACGACCATCAAGAAGAGTTAAATTTTGTGCAACAGTACGCGTTAGCCCAAGGCGCCTTTGCTTGTGAAGTGAGTGAAGCCTTTGCGCATGGTGGTCAAGGCACAGCGCAGCTCTCCAGGCACATCGTGAATGCTTGCCAACAAGCCAGTCAGGTTAGTTTACCTTATCGCAATGAGACACCGTTACTGGATAAAATTCAGATCATGGCCAAAAAATATGGTGCGAATCAAGCGAAACTCTCTGAGCGAGCGCTGACAAATATCAAAGAAATTGCAGCGCTCAAACTAGACCATCTGCCGCTTTGCATGGTAAAAACACCGATGTCAATTAGCGCAGATCCGAACCTCAAAAATGTCCCGACTAATTTCGATATTGACGTGACGTCATTACAAGTTTCGGCCGGCGCTGGATTTATCCGGGTTTATGCGGGTAATGTGATGACGATGCCAGGCTTAGGCACACTACCGGCCTATCGCAATATCGATATTGATGTAGATGGCAATATCGTTGGATTAAGTTAA
- the sohB gene encoding protease SohB, whose amino-acid sequence MNFIFEYALFFAKSITIVAVIIILLVFILSQRKKSPSGSLEIKDLSENYEQMQETMSAFGMSDEEAKQWQKAERKQKKLASKQRKKKAKQDKKIKSAADEQQAAVQTEELFQQSRAKLYVLSFNGSVDAHEVEDLRQEVTAILSVIKPQDKVVIKLESPGGVVHGYGLAASQLMRFRKRDIPFTAVVDKVAASGGYMMACTANKIIAAPFAIIGSIGVVAQIPNFHRLLKKNDIDVELQTAGEYKRTLTMFGENTPEGREKFKQELEEVHHLFKDFVQENRPNLAIDEVATGEHWFATQAKEKGLVDEIGTSDDFILEHLDAYKILSVKYRRHTNLTDKVTKRFVQGVERLFFRRQMLK is encoded by the coding sequence ATGAATTTTATTTTTGAATACGCGCTTTTTTTTGCAAAAAGTATCACGATTGTGGCGGTCATTATTATTTTATTAGTGTTTATTCTCAGTCAACGTAAGAAATCGCCGTCAGGAAGTTTAGAGATTAAAGATTTAAGTGAAAACTATGAACAAATGCAAGAGACGATGTCTGCGTTCGGCATGAGTGATGAGGAAGCAAAACAGTGGCAAAAAGCGGAGCGCAAACAGAAAAAGCTCGCCAGTAAGCAGCGAAAGAAAAAAGCCAAACAAGATAAAAAAATCAAGTCAGCCGCGGATGAACAACAAGCTGCTGTGCAAACTGAGGAATTATTTCAGCAGAGCCGCGCTAAACTGTATGTTTTATCGTTTAATGGCAGCGTTGATGCCCATGAGGTTGAGGATTTACGTCAGGAAGTGACCGCGATACTTTCAGTGATAAAACCGCAAGATAAAGTGGTGATTAAATTAGAGAGTCCTGGCGGCGTAGTACATGGCTATGGTTTAGCCGCCTCTCAATTAATGCGCTTTAGAAAACGGGATATTCCGTTTACTGCTGTGGTTGATAAAGTCGCGGCCAGTGGTGGTTATATGATGGCTTGTACGGCCAATAAAATTATTGCAGCACCATTTGCGATTATTGGTTCAATTGGCGTGGTTGCTCAGATCCCGAATTTTCATCGTCTATTAAAGAAAAATGATATTGATGTAGAACTCCAAACTGCCGGTGAGTATAAACGAACATTAACCATGTTTGGCGAAAACACCCCGGAAGGTCGTGAAAAATTTAAGCAAGAGCTGGAAGAGGTTCATCATCTGTTTAAAGACTTTGTCCAGGAGAACCGACCTAATTTAGCCATTGATGAGGTTGCCACTGGTGAACATTGGTTTGCTACGCAAGCGAAAGAGAAAGGACTGGTTGATGAGATAGGTACCAGTGATGATTTTATCTTAGAGCATCTCGATGCCTATAAAATCTTATCGGTTAAATATCGTCGCCATACCAATTTAACCGACAAAGTGACCAAACGTTTTGTACAAGGTGTCGAACGACTGTTTTTTCGTCGTCAAATGCTTAAATAA
- the trmL gene encoding tRNA (uridine(34)/cytosine(34)/5-carboxymethylaminomethyluridine(34)-2'-O)-methyltransferase TrmL codes for MLNIVLFEPEIPPNTGNIIRLCANTGFQLHIIEPMGFSLDDKRLRRAGLDYHEFANLKRYADFSDFLTQNRLNLVNSEDAQAIKLFALTTKGRLPHSEVNYQTNDYLLFGPETRGLPATILDNLPMSQKIRIPMLADSRSMNLSNSVAVVVYEAWRQLGYAGALLPK; via the coding sequence GTGTTAAATATTGTACTTTTTGAACCTGAAATCCCGCCCAATACCGGTAATATTATTCGCTTATGTGCCAATACTGGTTTTCAATTGCATATCATCGAACCGATGGGTTTTTCATTGGATGATAAAAGATTAAGAAGGGCCGGACTCGATTATCATGAGTTTGCCAATCTTAAGCGCTATGCTGATTTCAGCGATTTTCTTACTCAAAACAGACTTAATCTCGTCAATAGCGAGGATGCTCAGGCTATCAAGCTATTTGCACTGACAACCAAGGGACGTTTACCGCATAGTGAAGTCAATTATCAGACTAATGATTATCTGCTCTTTGGCCCAGAGACACGCGGACTACCGGCGACCATTTTAGATAACTTGCCGATGTCGCAAAAAATCCGTATCCCTATGCTGGCCGATAGCCGGAGTATGAATCTGTCTAACTCGGTTGCGGTAGTAGTTTATGAAGCCTGGCGCCAACTGGGTTATGCTGGCGCCCTGTTACCTAAATGA
- a CDS encoding cation diffusion facilitator family transporter, whose amino-acid sequence MNYDKLVRRATHFAVISASILLFTKMIVWWLTGSISLLASLLDSGVDILASVINLFLVRYALQPADRNHTFGHGKAESLSALAQSGFVMSFAIILAFNSVKSLFNPKAINFPLLGILISVISLIFTVGLVVYQHHVVKKTGSQAIKADMLHYQSDVMLNIAVLLSLLISWLGFIYADGIFALVISLYILGSAIHIGINAIQSLLDRALPDEEIRQILQIACEFPQVKGVHDIRTRQSGKTKFIQIHLELADDMPLIQAHSIADKVEKALQQVFVDADIIIHQDPVSVVEHEIMEKNEIETPQFNRDEIKIE is encoded by the coding sequence ATGAATTACGATAAACTTGTCAGACGCGCCACACACTTTGCCGTGATTTCCGCGTCTATTTTATTATTCACTAAAATGATTGTGTGGTGGTTAACCGGTTCTATTTCTCTGTTAGCCTCCTTATTAGATTCTGGCGTAGATATTTTGGCCTCGGTCATCAATCTATTTTTAGTGCGTTACGCTTTACAACCGGCCGATCGCAACCATACCTTTGGCCATGGTAAGGCTGAATCGCTCTCGGCATTGGCCCAAAGCGGTTTTGTGATGAGCTTTGCGATTATTCTGGCTTTTAATAGCGTGAAGAGCCTATTCAATCCTAAAGCGATTAATTTTCCACTGCTGGGTATTTTGATCTCAGTCATTTCGCTAATTTTTACCGTGGGTTTGGTGGTCTATCAGCATCATGTCGTGAAAAAAACCGGTAGTCAGGCCATCAAAGCGGATATGCTGCACTATCAGTCTGATGTGATGCTCAATATTGCTGTCCTGCTTTCTCTGCTGATCAGTTGGCTCGGTTTTATCTATGCCGATGGCATTTTTGCCTTAGTGATAAGTTTGTATATTTTAGGTAGTGCGATTCATATTGGCATCAATGCAATACAATCATTGCTAGACCGGGCTTTACCGGATGAGGAGATCAGACAAATACTGCAAATTGCTTGTGAATTTCCTCAGGTTAAAGGGGTGCACGATATCCGTACCCGTCAATCAGGTAAGACTAAATTTATTCAGATTCATTTAGAACTGGCTGATGATATGCCACTTATTCAAGCGCATAGTATTGCCGATAAGGTTGAAAAGGCCCTTCAGCAAGTCTTTGTCGATGCTGATATTATTATCCATCAGGATCCGGTTTCGGTCGTTGAACATGAGATTATGGAAAAAAATGAGATAGAAACGCCTCAATTCAATCGTGATGAGAT